From Brienomyrus brachyistius isolate T26 chromosome 21, BBRACH_0.4, whole genome shotgun sequence, the proteins below share one genomic window:
- the LOC125716303 gene encoding short transient receptor potential channel 1-like isoform X1, producing the protein MDYLHRKASSSIREKYVRLKEVRAEKSELTLNEKVFLLACERGDYYTVRSLLEEELHKGLDIHCMDPLGRSAASIAVQSQNLDVLQLLLQHGCQSTDALLLAISSEMVEAVDILLNQQQPRPASMAKLMEQIQNSEYFTTMDVTPVILAAQRNSYEILALLLRRGVSLPRPHAAGCPCALCHVKNRKDSLRHSRFRLDIYRCLASPSLIMLTEEDPILRAFELSDDLKELSAVEVEFRNEYQELARNCTMFATDLLAQVRNSREMEVILNHTSSEDLVGDRTAQDGHVNLSCLKLAIKYNQKEFVAQSICQQFLNTVWFGEMASFRRCHPHRQILVVLAVGVLWPGLAACYLLAPRSLPGHAMSTPFIRFLVHSASYITFLLMLSHSSLGCSADKRQPAELALGAVDYLLIMWILGMVWWDLEIIWHEGLQDFMEESRNLLSFSMNALYLATFVLKVVAHGKFDHLGDRTSWDAFHPILVAEGLLALASVLSYLRLFFVYTSSATLGPLQISMGQMLQDFGRFLSLFLLGLVSFSMGLTQLYGKEGMVEDQATEVGCQGIYCKQQTNDVFRSFQGTCSALFWYVFSLAHVSLFVTRIGPMEEPRSFIGALIAGAYNVSVVLVLSKLLVAVLHNSFRRITSHEDQKWKFARAKLWMSYFDNRATLPPPFNILPTPKAVGDLLTALSRLVHSRVTADTEETEKECRSRKAKQEKNYQKVMCCLVHRYLTSSRQKMQRAGRATVENLEHLRKELSRFRSEIRAVLRTP; encoded by the exons ATGGATTATCTTCATCGGAAGGCGAGCTCTTCCATCCGAGAAAAGTACGTGAGGCTCAAAGAAGTCAGAGCGGAGAAGAGCGAGCTGACCCTCAACGAGAAGGTCTTCTTGCTGGCTTGTGAAAGAG GTGACTATTACACAGTGAGGAGCCTCCTGGAGGAGGAACTCCACAAGGGCCTCGATATCCACTGTATGGACCCGCTGGGCCGCAGCGCCGCGTCCATCGCCGTCCAGAGCCAGAACCTGGATGttctgcagctgctgctgcAGCACGGTTGCCAG TCCACAGATGCGCTTCTGTTGGCCATCAGTTCAGAAATGGTGGAAGCTGTAGACATCCTcctcaaccagcagcagccccGCCCAGCATCCATGGCA AAACTGATGGAGCAGATCCAGAACAGCGAGTACTTCACCACCATGGACGTCACGCCCGTCATCCTGGCCGCCCAGAGGAACAGCTACGAGATCCTGGCGCTGCTGCTGCGCCGCGGAGTCTCACTGCCCCGGCCGCATGCCGCGGGCtgcccctgtgccctgtgccacgTCAAGAACAGGAAGGACAGCCTTCGGCACTCCAG GTTTCGCCTGGATATCTACCGCTGCCTGGCAAGTCCATCCCTGATTATGCTCACTGAGGAGGATCCCATCCTGAGGGCCTTCGAGCTCAGTGATGACCTGAAGGAGCTCAGTGCAGTGGAGGTGGAGTTCAG GAATGAGTACCAGGAGCTGGCCAGGAACTGCACGATGTTTGCCACAGACCTGTTGGCCCAAGTACGCAACTCACGGGAGATGGAGGTCATCCTGAATCACACATCCAGTGAGGATCTTGTGGGGGACAGGACAGCACAGGATGGGCACGTCAACCTCAGTTGCCTCAAGCTGGCCATCAAGTACAACCAGAAAGAG TTTGTGGCCCAGTCCATCTGCCAGCAGTTCCTCAACACAGTTTGGTTTGGTGAGATGGCCTCTTTTCGCCGCTGCCACCCCCACCGTCAGATCTTGGTGGTGCTGGCGGTGGGGGTGCTGTGGCCGGGTCTAGCGGCCTGCTACCTGCTGGCGCCTCGCTCGCTCCCGGGCCATGCCATGAGCACGCCCTTCATCCGGTTCCTGGTGCACAGCGCCTCCTACATCACCTTCCTGTTGATGCTCAGCCACTCCTCACTGGGGTGCTCTGCAGACAAACGGCAACCTGCAGAGCTAGCACTGGGGGCCGTCGACTACCTACTGATCATGTGGATCCTGG gaatggTGTGGTGGGACCTTGAGATCATCTGGCACGAGGGGCTGCAGGACTTCATGGAGGAGTCGCGCAATCTTCTCAGCTTTTCCATGAACGCGCTCTACCTGGCAACCTTTGTGCTGAAGGTGGTGGCACACGGCAAG TTCGATCACTTAGGAGACAGGACCAGCTGGGATGCGTTTCACCCCATCTTGGTGGCCGAGGGACTCCTCGCCCTCGCCAGCGTTCTGAGCTACCTGCGGCTTTTCTTTGTGTACACCAGTAGCGCCACCCTCGGCCCATTACAG ATTTCAATGGGCCAGATGCTGCAAGACTTTGGGAGGTTCCTGAGCCTCTTCCTCCTGGGGCTGGTGTCTTTCTCCATGGGGCTGACCCAACTGTATGGCAAGGAGGGAATGGTGGAAGACCAAGCGACAGAGGTCGGCTGCCAGGGCATATACTGCAAGCAGCAGACCAACGATGTCTTCCGCTC GTTCCAGGGCACCTGCTCAGCCCTGTTCTGGTACGTCTTCTCCCTGGCCCACGTGTCACTCTTCGTAACTAGGATCGGGCCGATGGAAGAGCCACGTTCTTTCATCGGCGCCCTAATCGCTGGCGCCTACAATGTCTCCGTCGTCCTGGTCCTCAGCAAGCTCCTCGTGGCCGTGCTGCACAACAGCTTTCGCCGGATCACC AGCCACGAGGACCAGAAGTGGAAGTTTGCCCGGGCTAAGCTGTGGATGAGCTATTTCGACAACAGGgccaccctgcccccacccttcaACATCCTCCCTACACCCAAAGCCGTGGGCGATCTGCTCACGGCCCTGAGCAGGCTGGTTCACTCTCGCGTCACCGCGGATACGGAGGAAACGGAGAAG gAATGCAGGAGCCGGAAGGCAAAGCAGGAAAAGAACTATCAGAAGGTCATGTGCTGCCTGGTCCACCGCTACCTCACcagcagcaggcagaagatgcagaGAGCTGGACGAGCTACGGTGGAGAACCTCGAGCACCTCCGAAAGGAGCTGTCCCGGTTTCGCAGTGAGATCCGTGCCGTGCTGCGAACTCCCTAG
- the LOC125716306 gene encoding procollagen C-endopeptidase enhancer 2-like, translating to MRYAFCVIWGFLLSAWVDSQSQRRPNFTCGGNLTGESGVIGSEGYPGVYPSNTKCTWKITVPDGRVVSLRFRSIDLESDTLCRYDYVDVYSDHAGGQRLGRFCGTFRPGALVSSTNRMLVQMVSDANTAGSGFLAVFTAAHPNERGDRYCGGRMVKPSGSFKTPNWPERDYPAGVTCTWHFIAPSNQVIELKFEKFDVERDSYCRYDHVAIYNGGEVNEDKRIGKFCGDSPPAPITSEGNQLLVNFLSDLSLTADGFIGHYKFRPRRLRTTAAPVMTPTTSTTVTTAMVKYSPDLCKKKCERNGTPESHFCASSFVITGTVITTTVREGRVHATISIISIYKEGDLTIQQAGKSMSTKIVVLCKKCPFIRRGLSYIFMGQTDEKGQGAISPQNYVAAFKGKSQRVLDVLKYQRC from the exons ATGAGATACGCTTTTTGTGTGATTTGGGGTTTTCTCCTTTCTGCATGGGTGGACTCGCAGTCTCAGCGGAG GCCAAATTTTACATGCGGTGGAAATTTGACGGGCGAATCCGGGGTGATTGGAAGCGAAGGATATCCCGGAGTTTATCCATCAAATACAAAATGTACATGGAAAATAACG GTCCCCGACGGCAGGGTGGTGTCGCTGAGGTTCCGCTCCATTGACCTGGAGAGCGACACTCTCTGCAGATACGACTACGTGGATGTGTACAGCGACCACGCCGGCGGCCAGCGGCTCGGCCGCTTCTGCGGCACCTTCAGGCCGGGCGCCCTGGTCTCCAGTACCAACAGGATGCTAGTGCAGATGGTGTCGGACGCCAACACTGCCGGTAGCGGGTTTCTGGCTGTGTTTACCGCCGCTCACCCCAATGAACGAG GCGATCGTTATTGTGGCGGGCGAATGGTGAAGCCGTCCGGCTCCTTTAAGACACCGAATTGGCCGGAGAGGGATTATCCTGCTGGGGTCACCTGCACCTGGCACTTCATAGCACCTAGCAACCAG GTCATCGAGCTGAAGTTCGAGAAGTTTGACGTGGAGAGAGATAGCTACTGTCGCTACGACCACGTGGCGATTTATAACGGCGGGGAGGTCAACGAGGACAAGAGGATTGGCAAATTCTGTGGTGACAGCCCTCCAGC GCCAATCACCTCAGAGGGGAATCAGCTTCTCGTTAATTTCCTCTCTGACCTCAGTCTGACCGCAGACGGGTTCATCGGTCACTACAAGTTCAGGCCCAGAAGACTTAGGACCACTGCTGCGCCAGTTATGACCCCCACTACATCCACCACGGTTACCACTGCAA TGGTGAAGTACTCCCCAGATCTCTGCAAGAAAAAATGCGAGAGGAACGGCACCCCAGAGAGCCATTTCTGCGCGAGCAGCTTCG TAATCACAGGCACCGTCATCACCACGACAGTGCGAGAGGGCAGGGTTCACGCCACCATCTCCATCATCAGCATCTACAAGGAGGGCGACCTCACCATCCAGCAGGCCGGGAAGAGCATGAGCACCAAGATCGTCGTGCTGTGCAAGAAGTGCCCCTTCATCCGACGCG GTCTCAGTTACATTTTCATGGGCCAGACGGACGAGAAGGGACAAGGGGCCATCAGCCCTCAGAACTACGTTGCGGCCTTTAAGGGCAAGAGCCAGAGAGTGCTGGACGTATTAAAATACCAGCGCTGCTGA
- the LOC125716303 gene encoding short transient receptor potential channel 1-like isoform X2: MDYLHRKASSSIREKYVRLKEVRAEKSELTLNEKVFLLACERGDYYTVRSLLEEELHKGLDIHCMDPLGRSAASIAVQSQNLDVLQLLLQHGCQKLMEQIQNSEYFTTMDVTPVILAAQRNSYEILALLLRRGVSLPRPHAAGCPCALCHVKNRKDSLRHSRFRLDIYRCLASPSLIMLTEEDPILRAFELSDDLKELSAVEVEFRNEYQELARNCTMFATDLLAQVRNSREMEVILNHTSSEDLVGDRTAQDGHVNLSCLKLAIKYNQKEFVAQSICQQFLNTVWFGEMASFRRCHPHRQILVVLAVGVLWPGLAACYLLAPRSLPGHAMSTPFIRFLVHSASYITFLLMLSHSSLGCSADKRQPAELALGAVDYLLIMWILGMVWWDLEIIWHEGLQDFMEESRNLLSFSMNALYLATFVLKVVAHGKFDHLGDRTSWDAFHPILVAEGLLALASVLSYLRLFFVYTSSATLGPLQISMGQMLQDFGRFLSLFLLGLVSFSMGLTQLYGKEGMVEDQATEVGCQGIYCKQQTNDVFRSFQGTCSALFWYVFSLAHVSLFVTRIGPMEEPRSFIGALIAGAYNVSVVLVLSKLLVAVLHNSFRRITSHEDQKWKFARAKLWMSYFDNRATLPPPFNILPTPKAVGDLLTALSRLVHSRVTADTEETEKECRSRKAKQEKNYQKVMCCLVHRYLTSSRQKMQRAGRATVENLEHLRKELSRFRSEIRAVLRTP, encoded by the exons ATGGATTATCTTCATCGGAAGGCGAGCTCTTCCATCCGAGAAAAGTACGTGAGGCTCAAAGAAGTCAGAGCGGAGAAGAGCGAGCTGACCCTCAACGAGAAGGTCTTCTTGCTGGCTTGTGAAAGAG GTGACTATTACACAGTGAGGAGCCTCCTGGAGGAGGAACTCCACAAGGGCCTCGATATCCACTGTATGGACCCGCTGGGCCGCAGCGCCGCGTCCATCGCCGTCCAGAGCCAGAACCTGGATGttctgcagctgctgctgcAGCACGGTTGCCAG AAACTGATGGAGCAGATCCAGAACAGCGAGTACTTCACCACCATGGACGTCACGCCCGTCATCCTGGCCGCCCAGAGGAACAGCTACGAGATCCTGGCGCTGCTGCTGCGCCGCGGAGTCTCACTGCCCCGGCCGCATGCCGCGGGCtgcccctgtgccctgtgccacgTCAAGAACAGGAAGGACAGCCTTCGGCACTCCAG GTTTCGCCTGGATATCTACCGCTGCCTGGCAAGTCCATCCCTGATTATGCTCACTGAGGAGGATCCCATCCTGAGGGCCTTCGAGCTCAGTGATGACCTGAAGGAGCTCAGTGCAGTGGAGGTGGAGTTCAG GAATGAGTACCAGGAGCTGGCCAGGAACTGCACGATGTTTGCCACAGACCTGTTGGCCCAAGTACGCAACTCACGGGAGATGGAGGTCATCCTGAATCACACATCCAGTGAGGATCTTGTGGGGGACAGGACAGCACAGGATGGGCACGTCAACCTCAGTTGCCTCAAGCTGGCCATCAAGTACAACCAGAAAGAG TTTGTGGCCCAGTCCATCTGCCAGCAGTTCCTCAACACAGTTTGGTTTGGTGAGATGGCCTCTTTTCGCCGCTGCCACCCCCACCGTCAGATCTTGGTGGTGCTGGCGGTGGGGGTGCTGTGGCCGGGTCTAGCGGCCTGCTACCTGCTGGCGCCTCGCTCGCTCCCGGGCCATGCCATGAGCACGCCCTTCATCCGGTTCCTGGTGCACAGCGCCTCCTACATCACCTTCCTGTTGATGCTCAGCCACTCCTCACTGGGGTGCTCTGCAGACAAACGGCAACCTGCAGAGCTAGCACTGGGGGCCGTCGACTACCTACTGATCATGTGGATCCTGG gaatggTGTGGTGGGACCTTGAGATCATCTGGCACGAGGGGCTGCAGGACTTCATGGAGGAGTCGCGCAATCTTCTCAGCTTTTCCATGAACGCGCTCTACCTGGCAACCTTTGTGCTGAAGGTGGTGGCACACGGCAAG TTCGATCACTTAGGAGACAGGACCAGCTGGGATGCGTTTCACCCCATCTTGGTGGCCGAGGGACTCCTCGCCCTCGCCAGCGTTCTGAGCTACCTGCGGCTTTTCTTTGTGTACACCAGTAGCGCCACCCTCGGCCCATTACAG ATTTCAATGGGCCAGATGCTGCAAGACTTTGGGAGGTTCCTGAGCCTCTTCCTCCTGGGGCTGGTGTCTTTCTCCATGGGGCTGACCCAACTGTATGGCAAGGAGGGAATGGTGGAAGACCAAGCGACAGAGGTCGGCTGCCAGGGCATATACTGCAAGCAGCAGACCAACGATGTCTTCCGCTC GTTCCAGGGCACCTGCTCAGCCCTGTTCTGGTACGTCTTCTCCCTGGCCCACGTGTCACTCTTCGTAACTAGGATCGGGCCGATGGAAGAGCCACGTTCTTTCATCGGCGCCCTAATCGCTGGCGCCTACAATGTCTCCGTCGTCCTGGTCCTCAGCAAGCTCCTCGTGGCCGTGCTGCACAACAGCTTTCGCCGGATCACC AGCCACGAGGACCAGAAGTGGAAGTTTGCCCGGGCTAAGCTGTGGATGAGCTATTTCGACAACAGGgccaccctgcccccacccttcaACATCCTCCCTACACCCAAAGCCGTGGGCGATCTGCTCACGGCCCTGAGCAGGCTGGTTCACTCTCGCGTCACCGCGGATACGGAGGAAACGGAGAAG gAATGCAGGAGCCGGAAGGCAAAGCAGGAAAAGAACTATCAGAAGGTCATGTGCTGCCTGGTCCACCGCTACCTCACcagcagcaggcagaagatgcagaGAGCTGGACGAGCTACGGTGGAGAACCTCGAGCACCTCCGAAAGGAGCTGTCCCGGTTTCGCAGTGAGATCCGTGCCGTGCTGCGAACTCCCTAG
- the LOC125716303 gene encoding short transient receptor potential channel 1-like isoform X3 has protein sequence MDPLGRSAASIAVQSQNLDVLQLLLQHGCQSTDALLLAISSEMVEAVDILLNQQQPRPASMAKLMEQIQNSEYFTTMDVTPVILAAQRNSYEILALLLRRGVSLPRPHAAGCPCALCHVKNRKDSLRHSRFRLDIYRCLASPSLIMLTEEDPILRAFELSDDLKELSAVEVEFRNEYQELARNCTMFATDLLAQVRNSREMEVILNHTSSEDLVGDRTAQDGHVNLSCLKLAIKYNQKEFVAQSICQQFLNTVWFGEMASFRRCHPHRQILVVLAVGVLWPGLAACYLLAPRSLPGHAMSTPFIRFLVHSASYITFLLMLSHSSLGCSADKRQPAELALGAVDYLLIMWILGMVWWDLEIIWHEGLQDFMEESRNLLSFSMNALYLATFVLKVVAHGKFDHLGDRTSWDAFHPILVAEGLLALASVLSYLRLFFVYTSSATLGPLQISMGQMLQDFGRFLSLFLLGLVSFSMGLTQLYGKEGMVEDQATEVGCQGIYCKQQTNDVFRSFQGTCSALFWYVFSLAHVSLFVTRIGPMEEPRSFIGALIAGAYNVSVVLVLSKLLVAVLHNSFRRITSHEDQKWKFARAKLWMSYFDNRATLPPPFNILPTPKAVGDLLTALSRLVHSRVTADTEETEKECRSRKAKQEKNYQKVMCCLVHRYLTSSRQKMQRAGRATVENLEHLRKELSRFRSEIRAVLRTP, from the exons ATGGACCCGCTGGGCCGCAGCGCCGCGTCCATCGCCGTCCAGAGCCAGAACCTGGATGttctgcagctgctgctgcAGCACGGTTGCCAG TCCACAGATGCGCTTCTGTTGGCCATCAGTTCAGAAATGGTGGAAGCTGTAGACATCCTcctcaaccagcagcagccccGCCCAGCATCCATGGCA AAACTGATGGAGCAGATCCAGAACAGCGAGTACTTCACCACCATGGACGTCACGCCCGTCATCCTGGCCGCCCAGAGGAACAGCTACGAGATCCTGGCGCTGCTGCTGCGCCGCGGAGTCTCACTGCCCCGGCCGCATGCCGCGGGCtgcccctgtgccctgtgccacgTCAAGAACAGGAAGGACAGCCTTCGGCACTCCAG GTTTCGCCTGGATATCTACCGCTGCCTGGCAAGTCCATCCCTGATTATGCTCACTGAGGAGGATCCCATCCTGAGGGCCTTCGAGCTCAGTGATGACCTGAAGGAGCTCAGTGCAGTGGAGGTGGAGTTCAG GAATGAGTACCAGGAGCTGGCCAGGAACTGCACGATGTTTGCCACAGACCTGTTGGCCCAAGTACGCAACTCACGGGAGATGGAGGTCATCCTGAATCACACATCCAGTGAGGATCTTGTGGGGGACAGGACAGCACAGGATGGGCACGTCAACCTCAGTTGCCTCAAGCTGGCCATCAAGTACAACCAGAAAGAG TTTGTGGCCCAGTCCATCTGCCAGCAGTTCCTCAACACAGTTTGGTTTGGTGAGATGGCCTCTTTTCGCCGCTGCCACCCCCACCGTCAGATCTTGGTGGTGCTGGCGGTGGGGGTGCTGTGGCCGGGTCTAGCGGCCTGCTACCTGCTGGCGCCTCGCTCGCTCCCGGGCCATGCCATGAGCACGCCCTTCATCCGGTTCCTGGTGCACAGCGCCTCCTACATCACCTTCCTGTTGATGCTCAGCCACTCCTCACTGGGGTGCTCTGCAGACAAACGGCAACCTGCAGAGCTAGCACTGGGGGCCGTCGACTACCTACTGATCATGTGGATCCTGG gaatggTGTGGTGGGACCTTGAGATCATCTGGCACGAGGGGCTGCAGGACTTCATGGAGGAGTCGCGCAATCTTCTCAGCTTTTCCATGAACGCGCTCTACCTGGCAACCTTTGTGCTGAAGGTGGTGGCACACGGCAAG TTCGATCACTTAGGAGACAGGACCAGCTGGGATGCGTTTCACCCCATCTTGGTGGCCGAGGGACTCCTCGCCCTCGCCAGCGTTCTGAGCTACCTGCGGCTTTTCTTTGTGTACACCAGTAGCGCCACCCTCGGCCCATTACAG ATTTCAATGGGCCAGATGCTGCAAGACTTTGGGAGGTTCCTGAGCCTCTTCCTCCTGGGGCTGGTGTCTTTCTCCATGGGGCTGACCCAACTGTATGGCAAGGAGGGAATGGTGGAAGACCAAGCGACAGAGGTCGGCTGCCAGGGCATATACTGCAAGCAGCAGACCAACGATGTCTTCCGCTC GTTCCAGGGCACCTGCTCAGCCCTGTTCTGGTACGTCTTCTCCCTGGCCCACGTGTCACTCTTCGTAACTAGGATCGGGCCGATGGAAGAGCCACGTTCTTTCATCGGCGCCCTAATCGCTGGCGCCTACAATGTCTCCGTCGTCCTGGTCCTCAGCAAGCTCCTCGTGGCCGTGCTGCACAACAGCTTTCGCCGGATCACC AGCCACGAGGACCAGAAGTGGAAGTTTGCCCGGGCTAAGCTGTGGATGAGCTATTTCGACAACAGGgccaccctgcccccacccttcaACATCCTCCCTACACCCAAAGCCGTGGGCGATCTGCTCACGGCCCTGAGCAGGCTGGTTCACTCTCGCGTCACCGCGGATACGGAGGAAACGGAGAAG gAATGCAGGAGCCGGAAGGCAAAGCAGGAAAAGAACTATCAGAAGGTCATGTGCTGCCTGGTCCACCGCTACCTCACcagcagcaggcagaagatgcagaGAGCTGGACGAGCTACGGTGGAGAACCTCGAGCACCTCCGAAAGGAGCTGTCCCGGTTTCGCAGTGAGATCCGTGCCGTGCTGCGAACTCCCTAG